The following proteins are co-located in the Roseofilum capinflatum BLCC-M114 genome:
- a CDS encoding translocation/assembly module TamB domain-containing protein, with amino-acid sequence MGKSPIAYCLLPIAYSLFPIPYSLFPGQLWHDRDRCEYSERCEDMTSNNDSNQLPESDLEAIDAEDEQWEEEDEPRQWRRWAGFGLGGVALLLVAGGGYGWYWVHNGLGPMVAEALSKTVNRPLEIGPVERVSLNSIRFGRSGLPATSTDPDNATVEAVEVKFNPIDVIDNEINLDLTLINAQVYLEEDAERQWLNLDITQEEPKEGQFKINVIKAGVQNATVELVPWKGEGASLEHSVTFKPIRATADFFDEYNRIRFDATVAQDSSPGEVQAKGEFLQQEQRVRVQVRSQDLDLIPLTNLVPNLPPEVALTGGTVNGNLNGQINLQDIQGSLINGTLFVSEVAGQYTLPEPTPEENQQEEQPEESEETPQFDITQVPLYLSQGAFTLQFQDQLVVVEEGSILYADAIPLTLEGGIHLQQGIQVVASLPPVTFETLEETIKTELPVKATGEFQVKAKLEGPFEQPLLVGLLETTQPTQIDRLEFTEISTQFAYANSTIAVQDLKLVPTLGGEILGRGELQLPVSEPAEESETPESNVEAGSPSSELEEENLAESAPNSTPAENTNPNVQQPFLVFEAQGQNVPVDAIAQLYQAPTEITLGTISPQLRVMGPLNDVQAIAQTDLAGGQVQAVSRLIGLDIGTDPVETDTVGAGVRAGSAPSGLEDETTGEPAPTGESATPSTPKIPLQLQTEIRAENVQVASLSPLVPPQLAVPFTGGARMIVPLENFSPERVEAIAEGQLNIAGGLVNVSGRLQNNQIASLVQANNVQLGQFRSELEQFVPPEQFQLPFAEAAPFTGVVEIVGPADNPNLAAFQAQLQGTLDLAGGTIRSRGSLEGGQWEAALDINQVQATRLSPQLQLAAREQAFLQTPLSATVNLRGPANNFSPAAIVAEARADLDIAGGRVNAIAQALNGEWRASVRADGVNVDQLSPQVPADVPRLSFSGVANAQGRLDEVSPDSILNSVFAQSQGFVNVGNSVVNVEAIAQQGQWQAQMNAEQVELDQLGLALPAEFQRLTGAGQMVAGGRLDNFDPTAIQAQAEVLLSKLPILEQGPFLSRMVWNGRSLDIIAGAGSVVVPSSSSQSPVGAGSSRSPWGDPNISEPAPTTTAATQPRSGLQVAGQIVPNFQDLMASRYNFNAEVADFNLAALPFTVPDAVAVQGRVDFGGRIAGTGLQPSLDGRMRLRNVVVNQIAFDPVIEGPIQFTPSEGAAIALKGESDEISAVLDPTFMPESFTFKVGEAIATGQRTPASEGSPLTNFQVEIAQFPLDLVNLVPTANPLGPVSGQVSGNFNLSFPPTFDPMAVIAQGELTVDQPSIGTVEGELLTAKLNYAGGQGQLTETQLKIGESEYNLQGAVNLNDLSDPQFEAEVKIAQGSVQDVLQVLQIFDLEDIAQGFAPPTGRAADLGVLTFDQGEERSLENQLRRFSEILRLQDLRQQERDRLPIPALAQLQGAFDGDIKLSGSLKQGLSANIDLLGENWVWDEYSFNPIIVKGTLKNNVLTLLPVRIESNEGLITFSGQVGGEQQSGQLKVEDVPVDLIQKFIPDLPVDLTGKINTTATILGGSIQNPQVIGKLDLSDGTLNEEPIQEATGNFSLTDGRLRFGGKLLVTGDSPVTLTGSIPSPLPFGSVSPISQEIQLDLNLENEGLSILNVLTRQQVNWVAGTGNVNIKVSGTVDNPNAVGEATIADATLQSQILAEPLNNVTGKVQFNGEKVYIESLTGDFSKGKVQVSGLIPLADPDLQLSEQEANLPLKIQLEEIDLNFQDIYNGGVNGNIEIAGAALEPVLKGNILLTEGKIFPAEATKLQKTDQPDAAPSSNPLIPIFNGFNIDLTDGIAILQPGFVDIRGEGTLTINGPLDDIRADGEIDINRGFINIIATQFRIDREHENKARFIPSQGLDPDLNLRLEASISEVKGSRQPEVVFWGQNEIDDTPPIDNNETETVRIQAAVTGPASRLESNLELTSSPVRSRSEIIALIGGGFLNTIGGGGNTTLALVNIAGSTVLSNLQTTLGDALGLTELRLYPVEDRSHQGAIGLAGEATLDITDRFSTSLGKTLTSTDPVRLRLRYRLSDNLVLRAATDLAGEESGQRRTDSRFQFEFRKQF; translated from the coding sequence ATGGGAAAATCGCCTATTGCCTATTGCCTATTGCCTATTGCCTATTCCCTATTCCCCATTCCCTATTCCCTATTCCCTGGGCAACTATGGCATGATCGAGACAGGTGTGAGTATTCAGAACGGTGTGAGGACATGACGAGTAATAATGATTCCAATCAACTGCCAGAATCCGATCTTGAAGCAATCGATGCTGAAGACGAGCAATGGGAAGAGGAGGACGAGCCAAGACAATGGCGACGTTGGGCTGGCTTCGGTTTAGGAGGGGTGGCGCTCTTGCTCGTGGCGGGAGGAGGCTATGGTTGGTATTGGGTGCATAATGGACTGGGCCCCATGGTAGCGGAAGCGTTGAGCAAAACCGTCAATCGTCCCCTAGAAATTGGCCCGGTAGAGAGGGTGTCATTGAATAGTATCCGCTTTGGCCGTTCTGGACTGCCCGCAACTTCGACAGATCCGGACAATGCTACGGTAGAAGCGGTAGAAGTGAAGTTTAATCCCATTGATGTGATTGACAATGAGATTAATCTGGATCTGACTTTAATTAATGCCCAAGTTTATTTAGAAGAGGATGCAGAGCGTCAATGGCTGAATCTGGACATTACCCAGGAAGAGCCGAAAGAAGGGCAATTTAAGATTAATGTGATTAAGGCTGGGGTGCAAAATGCCACTGTGGAGTTGGTTCCCTGGAAAGGAGAAGGGGCGAGTCTTGAACATAGCGTGACGTTTAAGCCGATTCGCGCCACTGCTGACTTTTTCGATGAGTATAATCGAATTCGCTTTGATGCAACTGTGGCTCAGGATAGCAGTCCGGGAGAGGTGCAAGCCAAGGGAGAATTTTTGCAGCAGGAGCAACGGGTAAGGGTGCAGGTGCGATCGCAAGATCTAGACCTGATTCCCCTGACTAACTTAGTTCCCAATTTACCGCCAGAAGTAGCATTAACGGGCGGTACAGTGAATGGAAATCTCAATGGACAGATTAATTTACAAGATATTCAAGGCTCTTTGATTAATGGGACGCTCTTCGTCAGTGAAGTGGCGGGACAGTATACTTTACCAGAGCCTACCCCAGAAGAGAATCAGCAGGAGGAGCAACCAGAAGAGAGCGAAGAAACCCCTCAATTTGATATCACCCAAGTTCCCTTGTATCTCTCCCAAGGGGCATTTACTCTACAATTCCAGGATCAGTTGGTGGTGGTGGAAGAAGGATCGATTCTCTATGCAGATGCCATTCCCCTCACCCTAGAAGGGGGGATTCATCTGCAACAGGGAATTCAAGTGGTGGCTTCTTTGCCTCCGGTGACGTTTGAAACCCTAGAGGAAACGATAAAGACCGAATTGCCCGTAAAGGCAACGGGAGAATTCCAAGTGAAGGCTAAGTTAGAAGGGCCGTTTGAGCAACCGTTGCTGGTGGGATTGTTGGAAACGACGCAACCGACGCAAATCGATCGCCTGGAATTTACAGAAATTAGCACCCAATTTGCCTATGCTAATTCTACGATCGCCGTTCAAGACCTGAAATTGGTTCCTACCCTGGGCGGCGAAATCCTGGGCCGGGGAGAGTTGCAACTCCCGGTTAGTGAACCCGCAGAAGAGTCGGAGACACCTGAAAGTAATGTAGAGGCTGGTTCACCCAGTTCTGAGTTGGAAGAGGAAAATTTGGCTGAAAGTGCCCCGAATTCTACGCCCGCAGAAAACACGAATCCTAACGTGCAACAACCCTTTCTCGTGTTTGAGGCACAAGGGCAAAATGTGCCTGTAGATGCGATCGCCCAACTCTACCAAGCACCTACCGAGATTACCCTGGGAACCATTTCGCCGCAACTGCGGGTGATGGGGCCTCTGAATGATGTACAGGCGATCGCCCAAACCGATCTCGCTGGGGGACAAGTGCAAGCTGTTTCCCGTCTGATTGGTTTAGATATCGGAACCGATCCCGTAGAAACGGACACCGTAGGGGCGGGTGTAAGGGCGGGTTCTGCACCATCTGGGTTGGAAGACGAAACGACAGGTGAACCCGCCCCTACGGGTGAATCTGCAACACCATCAACACCCAAAATTCCCTTACAACTGCAAACCGAAATTAGGGCGGAAAATGTGCAAGTGGCCAGCCTTTCTCCCCTGGTTCCCCCGCAACTCGCAGTTCCCTTTACTGGGGGGGCGCGGATGATTGTCCCCTTAGAAAACTTCAGTCCTGAACGGGTAGAGGCGATCGCCGAAGGTCAGTTAAATATAGCCGGAGGACTGGTGAATGTATCTGGGCGTTTGCAGAATAACCAAATTGCCAGTTTAGTGCAAGCTAATAATGTGCAATTGGGGCAATTTCGCAGCGAACTGGAGCAATTTGTGCCCCCAGAACAATTTCAACTCCCCTTTGCAGAAGCTGCACCCTTTACCGGAGTGGTGGAAATTGTCGGCCCCGCCGATAACCCCAATCTGGCAGCGTTTCAAGCACAATTGCAAGGTACGCTGGATTTAGCCGGAGGTACAATTAGAAGCCGTGGCTCCTTAGAGGGTGGACAATGGGAAGCTGCCCTAGATATTAACCAAGTGCAAGCCACGCGCTTGTCTCCTCAGTTACAGTTAGCGGCGAGGGAACAGGCCTTTCTGCAAACTCCTCTGAGCGCAACCGTGAATCTCAGAGGGCCGGCGAATAATTTTTCACCGGCGGCGATTGTGGCGGAAGCGAGAGCCGATTTAGATATTGCAGGAGGTCGGGTGAATGCGATCGCCCAAGCGCTTAATGGAGAGTGGCGAGCCTCTGTGCGAGCCGATGGGGTGAATGTTGACCAACTCTCGCCCCAAGTGCCGGCCGATGTGCCCCGTTTATCCTTTAGTGGGGTTGCCAATGCCCAGGGGCGCTTAGATGAGGTTTCGCCCGATAGTATTCTGAATAGTGTGTTTGCCCAGAGCCAAGGATTTGTAAATGTGGGTAATAGTGTGGTTAATGTGGAGGCGATCGCCCAGCAAGGCCAATGGCAAGCGCAAATGAATGCCGAACAGGTGGAATTAGATCAGTTGGGTTTAGCCTTACCTGCTGAGTTCCAACGGCTGACGGGTGCAGGGCAAATGGTCGCGGGGGGACGGTTGGATAATTTCGATCCCACCGCCATACAAGCTCAAGCAGAAGTTTTACTCTCCAAGTTACCGATTTTAGAACAAGGGCCGTTTCTCTCTCGAATGGTCTGGAATGGTCGCTCTTTGGATATCATCGCCGGGGCAGGTTCGGTGGTTGTACCGTCCTCTTCTTCCCAGTCCCCCGTAGGGGCGGGTTCATCAAGATCTCCATGGGGAGACCCCAATATCAGTGAACCCGCCCCTACAACAACCGCCGCCACACAACCCCGTTCTGGTCTACAAGTTGCTGGTCAAATTGTGCCCAATTTCCAGGATTTAATGGCTTCTCGGTATAATTTTAATGCTGAAGTTGCGGATTTTAATTTAGCCGCCCTGCCCTTTACCGTGCCCGATGCTGTAGCCGTGCAAGGTCGGGTGGATTTTGGTGGACGGATTGCCGGAACAGGATTACAGCCCAGTTTAGACGGGCGGATGCGCTTGCGAAATGTGGTCGTGAATCAAATTGCTTTTGATCCGGTGATTGAGGGGCCAATCCAATTTACACCCAGTGAGGGAGCGGCGATCGCCTTAAAAGGAGAATCAGACGAGATTTCCGCAGTCCTTGACCCCACATTTATGCCAGAATCCTTTACGTTTAAGGTTGGGGAGGCGATCGCCACCGGACAACGCACCCCAGCCTCCGAAGGCTCCCCCTTAACCAATTTCCAGGTCGAGATTGCCCAATTTCCCCTAGATTTGGTCAATCTCGTTCCTACAGCTAATCCTCTAGGCCCCGTTTCCGGTCAAGTTTCCGGTAATTTTAACCTCAGTTTCCCCCCAACCTTCGATCCCATGGCAGTCATTGCCCAAGGAGAACTGACCGTGGATCAACCCTCTATTGGTACAGTCGAGGGCGAGTTACTGACGGCTAAATTAAACTATGCTGGAGGTCAAGGACAATTAACCGAGACTCAGTTAAAGATTGGTGAGAGTGAATATAATCTGCAAGGAGCAGTGAATCTGAACGATCTGAGCGATCCCCAATTTGAAGCCGAAGTCAAAATTGCCCAAGGGAGCGTGCAAGATGTGCTGCAAGTCTTACAGATTTTTGACCTAGAAGACATTGCCCAAGGCTTTGCCCCTCCCACCGGAAGAGCCGCCGATCTAGGCGTTTTGACCTTCGATCAAGGTGAAGAGAGAAGCCTAGAAAATCAGTTGCGTCGCTTCTCCGAAATTCTCAGATTACAGGATCTACGACAACAAGAGCGCGATCGCCTCCCCATTCCTGCCCTAGCCCAACTTCAGGGAGCATTTGATGGCGATATTAAACTTTCCGGTTCCCTCAAACAAGGACTCTCAGCCAACATCGATTTATTGGGTGAAAACTGGGTCTGGGATGAATATAGTTTTAACCCCATTATTGTCAAAGGCACATTAAAAAATAATGTCCTCACCTTACTCCCCGTTCGCATTGAATCCAATGAAGGATTAATCACCTTTTCCGGCCAAGTCGGTGGCGAACAACAATCCGGTCAGCTCAAAGTTGAAGACGTTCCCGTAGACTTAATTCAGAAATTTATTCCCGATTTACCTGTAGATTTAACCGGAAAAATAAATACCACTGCCACGATCTTAGGCGGAAGCATCCAAAATCCCCAAGTCATTGGTAAATTAGATTTGTCTGATGGCACATTAAATGAAGAGCCAATTCAAGAAGCAACTGGTAATTTTTCCCTCACCGATGGACGCTTACGGTTTGGCGGTAAACTCTTAGTTACCGGAGATTCTCCAGTTACCTTAACGGGCAGTATTCCCAGCCCCCTCCCCTTTGGTTCTGTCTCTCCCATTTCCCAAGAAATCCAGTTAGACTTGAACCTCGAAAATGAAGGGTTGAGTATCTTAAATGTTCTCACTCGTCAACAAGTGAATTGGGTGGCAGGCACAGGAAATGTCAATATCAAAGTTTCCGGAACCGTCGATAATCCGAACGCAGTGGGAGAAGCTACCATTGCTGATGCCACCCTACAATCTCAAATCCTTGCAGAACCCTTGAATAATGTCACAGGAAAGGTTCAGTTTAACGGTGAAAAGGTCTATATCGAGAGTCTGACCGGAGATTTTAGCAAAGGAAAAGTGCAAGTTTCTGGTTTAATTCCCCTAGCCGATCCAGATTTACAGTTATCAGAACAAGAAGCCAATCTCCCCCTGAAAATTCAGTTAGAAGAGATCGATCTAAACTTCCAAGATATCTACAATGGGGGCGTAAATGGCAATATTGAAATTGCGGGAGCTGCCTTAGAGCCGGTACTGAAAGGCAATATTCTCCTCACTGAAGGTAAGATCTTTCCGGCAGAAGCCACGAAACTCCAAAAAACCGATCAACCCGATGCTGCTCCTTCTTCTAATCCATTAATTCCGATCTTTAATGGCTTTAATATTGATTTAACTGATGGAATTGCGATTTTACAACCGGGTTTTGTCGATATTCGGGGAGAAGGAACCCTCACTATTAATGGCCCACTTGATGATATCCGTGCCGATGGTGAAATTGATATTAACCGGGGATTTATCAATATTATTGCTACCCAGTTTCGTATCGATCGCGAACATGAGAATAAAGCTCGGTTTATCCCCAGTCAAGGTTTAGATCCTGATCTAAACTTGCGCCTAGAAGCCTCAATTTCTGAGGTCAAAGGCAGTCGGCAACCAGAAGTTGTATTCTGGGGACAAAATGAAATTGATGATACCCCACCCATAGATAACAATGAGACGGAAACAGTACGCATTCAAGCCGCAGTGACTGGGCCAGCTTCTCGGTTAGAGAGTAACCTGGAATTAACCAGTTCTCCAGTACGCAGTCGTTCCGAAATTATTGCCCTGATTGGCGGTGGTTTTTTGAATACCATTGGCGGGGGTGGAAATACGACCTTAGCCCTGGTGAATATTGCCGGATCGACCGTGTTATCAAATCTGCAAACGACTCTGGGAGACGCTCTAGGGTTGACGGAGTTACGACTCTATCCGGTAGAAGATCG